The genomic interval CCTTTCCAAAATATATTACAAGTATTTTCCTTGATTTATAAACAGTATAAAGAGTAAATCTTAACATCCAGTAAGGGAAATTATGAAGAATTTCTTAATTTGTAGGTTTTTCGGTAGGTTTCATTCATTTTTAGATTCGTAATAGCGAAAAAAGGGCCGTCCCAATGCAGAGAACCCGGTACATTTACACTATATATTAAAAAAATATCAACCATATATAGTGTTTTAAGAATAGGTTCCTTGCACTACGGATAGCCCAAAAAAATTTATATTTCAATCTTCAAAGGTAAAGCGATTGATACAGCTGTTCCTTCTCCTACTTTGCTGTGAAAATCCATTTTTCCATAGTGGTTTGTAATAATTCGGTTGGATATCGTTAACCCCAAACCGATCCCTCGTTCTTTATTACTATAAAAAGGTTCACCTAATGTTTTGAGTCTCGCCTCTTCAACACCGAGACCATTATCCGTGACAATCATTTTCAACTGTTGGTTCTCTTCCTTCACAGAAATCGTAATCTTTGTTGCTTCAGCTTCAATTGCATTCTCCAAAATATTCACTAGCGCCTCTTTTATTAGAATAGGATCACATGCAAGATAAGCGGGTTGATCCATCTCAACTATGACCTTTGTTCGATTTTTATTAAGAATGCCTTGACGTTTTAATAATTGAATAGATTCCTCAATTAATCGTTTTATATTTATATTTTCCCTAAACTCTGAAAATGGTTTAGCCAAAATCATGAATCTACTCACGACTTGTTCAATTCGATTAATTTCTTCCATCGTTATTTTGGCATATTCCAGAAATTCTCCATCATCATGGGGAGTAATTAATTGGAGAAATCCCTTTATTGTCGTTAAGGGGTTTCGCACCTCATGAGCAATTCCTGCAACTAATTCCCCTAATACAAATAATTTTTCTTCATTAATCTTGGCTTGTTCAGCTTTCACCTTTTCTGTCATATCTCTTGAAATAATAACGAATTGATCCATTTCACCCTTATCATTCAATATAGGCATTCCTATTCCTTCTAGTAAAATAATTCGTCCTTTCACATCCATTTTTCTATAGCGAACAGGTGGAGACTTCTTATTTTTTTTCAGAACTTCGATCGTCTCCTTCATGAGTTGTTGATCTTCTGAGTTAATGCAAGTGTATATGCTTTTCCCGAGAATACTGTTCGGTTCATACCCTAATATTTTTTTATACGATGGAGACACATATTCATATATTCCCTCTGAATTGACAACACTAATGAGATCACTTATATGATCCAAAATCATTCTTTGTTTATATTCGTTTCTTTTTAGCCTTTCTTCTGCCTCTCTTCTCACTGTTACATCACGTGAAACGACAATTACATTTAATACGGTTCCTTCATCTACTACAGGAATTCCATAGGTCTCAAGCCAAATATAATCCCCTTCAGATTTCTTATAGCGAAATTCAACAGTAGTTGTTTCCTGATTCTGTATTAATTCTATAAATTTGGTGTGAATTTCATCCCGCTCTTCAGGATGAACAAAATCAAAAGGGGAATATCCAATATGGTCTGTGGAGGAATAACCGGTTACCTTGTCATAAGTGGGAGACGAATAGACAATTCTCCCTTGCAAATCTAGTATGCTCACCATATCTGTTGTATGATCGGCTATCAATTTGTATTTATCCAATTGTAATTTAATTTGATCACTTTCCTTAATAAATACTTGGGTTAATTGTGCTTCTTCGTCAAAAGGTAGTGGGAGCAATGTCACCTCCATTTTCACATATTCACCCGAATTGATGAACCATGTTTGATTTAAATGCCTAGGAAAGGGTTGATCCATCTTGTAGACAGAGAAGTTATTACATAAAATCCACTGATTCACGTTTGTTCCAATAATCTGCTCCTCTGAATCTAATGCTAAAAGATTTAATGCAGCTTGATTAGCCAATAACCACTTTTCTTGATCTTTTACTAAATAGGGCACTGAAGATTTATCGTAAAATTATTTATATCTATGAAGGATGTCTGTTTTTATTTCCATCGAATACCCCCCTTATAGTGATGACCAAAATTTTTATCATTTATCTGAAAATTTCGTATTTTAAAATGGCTATTTGAGGTCTGTTATCACTACTACTATAGTGTCAAACTAGATTGTATAAAAAATTCGACATCTATGCTCAAAATCCTTTATATACAATAAAATTTATTATAGCAAAATAGAAAAACAGGCTGGATTATGATGTAAAACACAAGAAACAGGGGTTTTGTTTTTTTAATGGTAAAAGGATGTCAAAAAAAGGGACTTTATTATATTTCCCCTTCAACAAAGTGTATACCCTGTTAACGATATGGTAAGATAAAAAATGGAATGATTTAAGGAGATGACAATCATGAAAAATGAAATCATTGAGAGATTTACGACCTATGTAAAAGTGGACACGCAATCAAATGAAAATAGCGATACATGTCCTTCCACTCCGGGTCAGTTAACCCTTGCCAATATGCTAGTAGAGGAGTTAAAGTCCATAGGGATGAAGGAAGTGACTATCGATGAAAATGGCTACGTTATGGCAACACTCCCTGCGAACACGGAAAAAGTGGTTCCAACCATCGGCTTTCTTGCTCATGTCGATACAGCTACAGACTTTACAGGGAAAAATGTCCGGCCACAAATCGTTGAAAACTACGATGGAAAAGACATTATATTAAATAAAGATTTAAATATTGTTTTATCACCGAAGGATTTTCCAGAACTCGCAAATTATCAAGGTCATACGCTGGTTACAACAGATGGAACCACTCTTCTTGGCGCTGACAACAAATCAGGGGTCACCGAAATTATGACAGCGATGGCCTATCTCATTCAACATCCAGAGATCAAGCATGGGAAAGTTCGCGTAGCATTCACACCAGATGAAGAAATTGGAAGAGGACCTCATAAATTTGATGTAGAAGCTTTTAATGCACAATATGCTTACACGGTCGACGGTGGACCATTAGGCGAATTAGAGTACGAAAGCTTTAATGCGGCGGCAGCGAAGATCACGTTCAAAGGGAAGAACGTCCATCCAGGTACAGCGAAAGGGAAAATGATCCATTCCGCTAAAATGGCCATGGAATTTCATCAACAACTTCCATCTAAGGATGCTCCTGAATTTACAGAAGGATATGAAGGCTTCTACCATCTTCTTTCATTCAATGGAGATGTAGAAGAGACTAGATTGCATTATATTATTCGAGACTTTGACCGTGAAAAATTCAATGACAGAAAGGCAACCATTAAAAAAATAGTTGCTCAGTTACAAGAACAATATGGAGAAGAACGAATCATTTTAGAGATGAACGATCAATATTACAATATGGGGGAAAAAATTGAACCCGTAAAGGAAATTGTCGATATTGCCTATGAAGCAATGAAAAATTTAAACATTGAACCGAAGATATCTCCTATTCGCGGTGGTACGGACGGTTCCCAGCTTTCTTATATGGGACTGCCGACACCGAATATTTTTACAGGTGGGGAAAACTTCCACGGTCGATTTGAATATATTTCTGTCGATAATATGATCAAGGCTACAAATGTCGTCGTTGAAATCATTAAACTAACAGAAAGTAAAGCAAGCAGCGGGAAATAAAATCCGCTGCTTTTACTTGTTTCCTTGTGTTGAAAATTTCGGATATCCGATCAGGATCGCGATGACCCCACAAATCCCAATTAAAATTGGATAGTAGGAATATGGCAATAGGCTAACAGGTGAAATTTTGGCGATTTCCGCCGCTACAAGTAATTGTGCTCCGTACGGGATTAATCCTTGGATACTGCATGAAAAAATGTCTAATAAACTAGCCGATTTTCGTGGGTCAATATCATATTGATCTGCAATATTTTTAACAAGTGGACCCGCAATAATAATTGAAATTGTGTTATTAGCCGTTGATAAATCAGTCAATCCAATTAAACTTGCTATGCTAAATTCTGCCCCTTTTTTCGATTTAATATTTTTCGTCACCGCATAAAGGATGAAGTCAATTCCGCCATTATGCCGGATCACTTCCACCATCCCAGCAATCAGAATAGCTAGGAAGGCGATTTCATACATTCCGGCCATCCCTTCCCCAACTTGCTGAATGACACTCATGACTTGATAACTTCCATCTACTAAGCCTACAACCCCTGCAAATATGATCCCAATCGATAGGACGAGAAGGACGTTGATCCCAATTAAAGCGGTGATCAGTACACATAAATAAGGTAAAATTTTCACCCAGTCATAAGAATGCTGTGTAATTTCCGCATGTTGACCCATCGTTAAGAGTCCAAGTATCACACAAGTGACGATCGCTGCGGGCAAGACAATCCAAAAGTTTACCTTAAATTTATCTTTCATTTTCGTATTTTGAGTACGAACAGCAGCAATCGTTGTATCAGAAATAAATGAAAGATTATCGCCAAACATTGACCCACCAATGACCGTTGCCATTGAGAGTGCTAGTGAAATATCGGTTTGCTCACTAATTCCAACCCCAATAGGAGCTAACGCCACAA from Oikeobacillus pervagus carries:
- a CDS encoding PAS domain-containing sensor histidine kinase, coding for MANQAALNLLALDSEEQIIGTNVNQWILCNNFSVYKMDQPFPRHLNQTWFINSGEYVKMEVTLLPLPFDEEAQLTQVFIKESDQIKLQLDKYKLIADHTTDMVSILDLQGRIVYSSPTYDKVTGYSSTDHIGYSPFDFVHPEERDEIHTKFIELIQNQETTTVEFRYKKSEGDYIWLETYGIPVVDEGTVLNVIVVSRDVTVRREAEERLKRNEYKQRMILDHISDLISVVNSEGIYEYVSPSYKKILGYEPNSILGKSIYTCINSEDQQLMKETIEVLKKNKKSPPVRYRKMDVKGRIILLEGIGMPILNDKGEMDQFVIISRDMTEKVKAEQAKINEEKLFVLGELVAGIAHEVRNPLTTIKGFLQLITPHDDGEFLEYAKITMEEINRIEQVVSRFMILAKPFSEFRENINIKRLIEESIQLLKRQGILNKNRTKVIVEMDQPAYLACDPILIKEALVNILENAIEAEATKITISVKEENQQLKMIVTDNGLGVEEARLKTLGEPFYSNKERGIGLGLTISNRIITNHYGKMDFHSKVGEGTAVSIALPLKIEI
- the pepT gene encoding peptidase T, with translation MKNEIIERFTTYVKVDTQSNENSDTCPSTPGQLTLANMLVEELKSIGMKEVTIDENGYVMATLPANTEKVVPTIGFLAHVDTATDFTGKNVRPQIVENYDGKDIILNKDLNIVLSPKDFPELANYQGHTLVTTDGTTLLGADNKSGVTEIMTAMAYLIQHPEIKHGKVRVAFTPDEEIGRGPHKFDVEAFNAQYAYTVDGGPLGELEYESFNAAAAKITFKGKNVHPGTAKGKMIHSAKMAMEFHQQLPSKDAPEFTEGYEGFYHLLSFNGDVEETRLHYIIRDFDREKFNDRKATIKKIVAQLQEQYGEERIILEMNDQYYNMGEKIEPVKEIVDIAYEAMKNLNIEPKISPIRGGTDGSQLSYMGLPTPNIFTGGENFHGRFEYISVDNMIKATNVVVEIIKLTESKASSGK
- a CDS encoding Na+/H+ antiporter NhaC family protein, which produces MDKKGNPWALFPFLVFLTLFIGSGIITGDFYSFPVIVAIAISAAVALAMNHKESFYKKVDVFCRGAGNTNIMLMVMIFLLAGAFSEVAKGMGAVDSTVNLALSVVPQNLLMVGMFIIACFISLSMGTSMGTIVALAPIGVGISEQTDISLALSMATVIGGSMFGDNLSFISDTTIAAVRTQNTKMKDKFKVNFWIVLPAAIVTCVILGLLTMGQHAEITQHSYDWVKILPYLCVLITALIGINVLLVLSIGIIFAGVVGLVDGSYQVMSVIQQVGEGMAGMYEIAFLAILIAGMVEVIRHNGGIDFILYAVTKNIKSKKGAEFSIASLIGLTDLSTANNTISIIIAGPLVKNIADQYDIDPRKSASLLDIFSCSIQGLIPYGAQLLVAAEIAKISPVSLLPYSYYPILIGICGVIAILIGYPKFSTQGNK